From Microbacterium sp. YJN-G, a single genomic window includes:
- the mgrA gene encoding L-glyceraldehyde 3-phosphate reductase yields MSDPRFRPDVPEIHRPYTAAPDRYQRFEYRQVGSSGLFLPPISLGLWWNFGDNIPLDDQRTLLRHAFDSGITHFDLANNYGPPYGSAEKNFGRILAEDLAPYRDELIISSKAGWDMWPGPYGDLGSRKYILASAEQSLSRMGLDYVDIFYSHRVDPLTPVEETIGALDTLVRQGRALYVGISSYSAERTEAAVAVARDLGTPLVIHQPSYSILNRWVEDGLTDTLRGAGLGAIAFTPLAQGLLTGKYLADGTAERAQQRRSLSSRPLSEEALAVLRGLNDIAADRGQTLAQMALQWTLRDPVVVSALIGASRPEQLDENIAAVNGPDFSDEELTAIDGLSHGIDVNLWSVSSDL; encoded by the coding sequence GTGAGCGATCCCCGATTCCGGCCCGACGTCCCCGAGATCCACCGGCCCTACACGGCAGCACCCGACCGCTATCAGCGCTTCGAGTACCGCCAGGTGGGCTCGTCGGGGCTGTTCCTGCCGCCGATCTCGCTCGGTCTGTGGTGGAACTTCGGCGACAACATCCCGCTCGACGATCAGCGCACGCTGCTGCGTCACGCGTTCGACAGCGGCATAACGCACTTCGACCTCGCCAACAACTACGGTCCGCCGTACGGCTCGGCCGAGAAGAACTTCGGCCGCATCCTCGCCGAGGACCTCGCGCCGTACCGCGACGAGCTGATCATCTCGTCCAAGGCCGGCTGGGACATGTGGCCCGGTCCCTACGGCGACCTCGGCAGCCGCAAGTACATCCTCGCCAGCGCCGAGCAGTCGCTGAGCCGCATGGGCCTCGACTACGTCGACATCTTCTACTCGCACCGCGTCGACCCGCTCACCCCGGTCGAGGAGACCATCGGCGCACTGGACACGCTGGTGCGCCAGGGCAGGGCGCTCTACGTCGGCATCTCGTCGTACAGCGCCGAGCGCACCGAGGCGGCGGTCGCCGTCGCGCGTGACCTCGGCACGCCGCTGGTCATCCACCAGCCCTCTTACTCGATCCTCAACCGCTGGGTCGAAGACGGGCTCACCGACACCCTGCGCGGCGCGGGCCTCGGCGCGATCGCCTTCACCCCGCTCGCCCAGGGGCTGCTGACCGGCAAGTACCTCGCCGACGGCACCGCCGAGCGGGCGCAGCAGCGCCGATCGCTCTCGAGTCGCCCGCTGTCCGAAGAGGCGCTGGCGGTGCTGCGCGGCCTGAACGACATCGCCGCCGACCGTGGCCAGACGCTCGCCCAGATGGCGTTGCAGTGGACGCTGCGCGACCCGGTGGTCGTCTCGGCACTCATCGGCGCCTCGCGGCCCGAGCAGCTGGACGAGAACATCGCGGCCGTGAACGGCCCGGACTTCTCGGACGAGGAGCTCACCGCGATCGACGGGCTCTCGCACGGCATCGACGTGAACCTCTGGTCGGTCTCGTCCGACCTGTGA
- a CDS encoding class I SAM-dependent methyltransferase: MRLPRRNARPADASAEFIRGKRISPREAHADLAVAAAYDARAAEYIALAGEVEQLSKRDGDQIGGWADAVAGRILDAGCGPGLWTRFLHDRGRDVIGIDASARFIAHAEARHPHLEFAHGSFTELAMEDGSLGGILAWYSLIHTPPEDLPLVLSEFLRVLSPGGSILIGFFDGTPREPFAHAVTTAYFWTAVALTELLRDAGFTVTAAERRARTQDEISSRPHAALTAVRRRRHATPSTTPDRRG; this comes from the coding sequence ATGCGCCTGCCGCGGAGAAATGCGCGTCCCGCGGACGCATCCGCCGAATTCATCCGCGGGAAGCGCATTTCTCCGCGCGAAGCGCACGCCGACCTTGCGGTCGCCGCCGCCTACGACGCGCGGGCGGCGGAGTACATCGCGCTCGCCGGCGAGGTCGAGCAGCTCTCCAAGCGAGACGGCGATCAGATCGGCGGGTGGGCGGATGCCGTCGCCGGGCGGATCCTGGATGCCGGATGCGGGCCGGGGCTGTGGACCCGCTTCTTGCATGACCGAGGCCGCGACGTGATCGGCATCGACGCCTCGGCGCGGTTCATCGCACACGCCGAGGCGAGGCATCCGCACCTCGAGTTCGCGCACGGCTCGTTCACGGAGCTCGCTATGGAAGACGGATCGCTCGGCGGGATCCTCGCCTGGTATTCGCTGATCCACACTCCGCCCGAAGATCTCCCGCTCGTCCTCTCCGAGTTCTTGCGCGTGCTCAGTCCGGGCGGCAGCATCCTGATCGGGTTCTTCGACGGCACTCCACGTGAGCCGTTCGCCCATGCCGTCACGACCGCCTACTTCTGGACCGCCGTGGCGCTCACCGAACTGCTTCGCGACGCAGGCTTCACCGTCACCGCAGCCGAGCGTCGCGCCCGCACCCAAGACGAGATCAGCTCCCGCCCCCACGCCGCGCTGACCGCTGTCCGTCGCCGACGCCACGCCACCCCATCCACCACCCCGGATCGCCGAGGATGA
- a CDS encoding Crp/Fnr family transcriptional regulator: MAEDLCVSRVPLFQGLDHAEQVGVAAFATPTRFAAGEVIGDGRGDPLLLVVHTGSVKVSRVDAEGREQVLRVLGPGQFLGESSFLTGRPFSDRITALEPASMCVFRHADFARLVNRHPSIGMRMLQAVSRRLDEAEHRLAAVISGDVTARLADYLLELPGAAGPAGVAVRLPMAKKDIASLLDTSPESLSRQLRRLREAGIIADGDAGGLVIVDPETLMDLSRRVDARA; this comes from the coding sequence ATGGCCGAGGATCTGTGCGTCTCACGCGTACCGCTGTTCCAGGGGCTCGATCACGCCGAGCAAGTGGGCGTGGCGGCCTTCGCGACGCCCACGCGCTTCGCTGCGGGCGAGGTCATCGGCGACGGACGCGGCGATCCGCTGCTGCTGGTGGTGCACACCGGCTCGGTGAAGGTGTCTCGCGTCGACGCCGAAGGCCGCGAGCAGGTGCTGCGCGTGCTCGGTCCAGGGCAGTTCCTCGGCGAATCGTCGTTCCTCACCGGACGTCCGTTCTCCGACCGCATCACCGCGCTCGAGCCCGCGAGCATGTGCGTGTTCCGCCATGCCGATTTCGCCCGCCTGGTGAATCGGCATCCCTCGATCGGGATGCGGATGCTGCAGGCCGTCAGTCGCAGGCTCGATGAGGCCGAGCATCGCCTGGCCGCAGTGATCTCAGGGGATGTCACGGCCCGGCTGGCCGACTACCTGCTCGAGTTGCCGGGCGCCGCCGGGCCCGCGGGGGTCGCCGTGCGGCTGCCCATGGCGAAGAAGGACATCGCCTCGCTGCTCGACACCTCTCCCGAGTCGCTCAGCCGTCAGCTGCGCCGGCTGCGCGAGGCCGGGATCATCGCCGACGGCGACGCCGGCGGGCTGGTGATCGTCGACCCGGAGACGCTGATGGATCTCTCCCGCCGCGTGGACGCGCGCGCCTGA
- a CDS encoding GNAT family N-acetyltransferase codes for MRFLDDITLDDGRVRLEPLAHDHADDLAREAATLTHTWYTSVPERGMVPADIERRLALRDAGTMNPFAVRRLATGRIVGVTSLCNIDQPNRRVEIGHTWIGAEAQRSEVNPAMKRLLLAHAFDACDAIAVTLMTHFLNRQSRAAIERLGAKLDGVLRSHRILADGSLRDTAVYSILPHEWPAVRNGLDARLARL; via the coding sequence GTGCGCTTCCTCGACGACATCACCCTCGATGACGGGCGGGTGCGGCTCGAACCGCTCGCCCACGACCACGCAGACGACCTGGCCCGCGAGGCCGCGACGCTCACGCACACCTGGTACACCTCGGTGCCCGAGCGTGGCATGGTGCCCGCCGACATCGAACGCAGGCTCGCGCTGCGCGACGCGGGGACGATGAACCCGTTCGCCGTGCGCCGGCTCGCCACGGGGCGGATCGTCGGCGTGACCTCGCTGTGCAACATCGACCAGCCGAACCGCCGCGTCGAGATCGGCCACACGTGGATCGGAGCCGAAGCCCAGCGTTCCGAGGTCAACCCGGCCATGAAGCGGCTGCTGCTCGCGCACGCGTTCGACGCCTGCGACGCGATCGCCGTCACCCTGATGACGCACTTCCTTAACAGGCAGTCGCGTGCGGCCATCGAACGGCTCGGGGCGAAGCTCGACGGCGTGCTGCGCAGCCACCGCATCCTCGCCGACGGGTCGCTGCGCGACACCGCGGTGTACTCGATCCTTCCGCACGAGTGGCCGGCCGTGCGCAACGGACTGGATGCCCGCCTGGCGCGCTTATAG
- the rsmA gene encoding 16S rRNA (adenine(1518)-N(6)/adenine(1519)-N(6))-dimethyltransferase RsmA — protein sequence MTVTPLGATEIRRLAAELDVTPTKKLGQNFVVDANTVRKIVQAADVQPGERVVEIGPGLGSLTLAILETGASVTAVEIDHRLAARLPRTAAEHGVSDGALTVVDADAMTVTELPGDPAVLVANLPYNVSVPVLLHFLETFPGLQRGVVMVQAEVAERLAAKPGSKIYGAPSVKAAWYGPWRLTGTVSRQVFWPVPNVDSLLVGFVRDETPRGDDDERRRTFTIVDAAFNQRRKMLRQALSGLFGGSAAASAVLEAAGVAPTDRGEDLTVDDYHRIARVGG from the coding sequence ATGACCGTCACTCCGCTCGGGGCCACCGAGATCCGCCGTCTGGCCGCCGAACTCGATGTGACCCCGACGAAGAAGCTGGGGCAGAACTTCGTCGTCGACGCCAACACGGTGCGCAAGATCGTGCAGGCCGCCGACGTGCAGCCCGGGGAGCGGGTCGTCGAGATCGGTCCGGGCCTTGGTTCGCTGACCCTCGCGATCCTCGAGACCGGAGCATCCGTCACCGCGGTCGAGATCGATCACCGCCTCGCCGCCCGGCTGCCGCGCACGGCCGCCGAGCACGGCGTCTCCGACGGGGCGCTGACCGTCGTCGACGCGGACGCCATGACCGTCACCGAGCTGCCGGGAGACCCGGCCGTGCTCGTGGCCAACCTGCCCTACAACGTCTCGGTGCCCGTGCTGCTGCACTTCCTCGAGACCTTTCCCGGGCTGCAGCGTGGCGTGGTGATGGTGCAGGCCGAGGTCGCCGAGCGTCTCGCGGCGAAGCCGGGGTCGAAGATCTACGGCGCACCCAGCGTGAAGGCCGCCTGGTACGGCCCGTGGCGGCTGACCGGCACCGTGTCGCGGCAGGTGTTCTGGCCGGTGCCGAACGTCGACAGCCTGCTGGTCGGGTTCGTCCGCGACGAGACCCCGCGCGGCGACGACGACGAGCGCCGACGCACCTTCACGATCGTGGATGCTGCGTTCAACCAGCGCCGGAAGATGCTGCGCCAGGCGCTGTCGGGCCTCTTCGGCGGGTCCGCCGCGGCATCCGCGGTGCTCGAGGCCGCCGGCGTCGCCCCGACGGACCGCGGTGAGGACCTCACGGTCGACGATTACCACCGGATCGCGCGCGTCGGCGGCTGA
- a CDS encoding DNA/RNA non-specific endonuclease: MASGTAAAFGYDEGFLGIGVPLPAAEDEAAEAVRLDYVHFSVVLDRQRRLARVTAVNIDGAALVDVPRGDDWRLDDRIPADWQAGPDVYARNDLDRGHLVRRRDPVWGDRAAQANSDMEQGAAAGGIPDLGPFRTYQVPVADIAGLTGLDLDQLAAADVLGQAATARPWQRLRAFSDIRL; encoded by the coding sequence ATGGCATCCGGAACCGCAGCGGCATTCGGCTACGACGAAGGCTTCCTCGGCATCGGCGTGCCCCTGCCGGCCGCCGAGGACGAGGCCGCTGAGGCCGTCCGGCTCGATTACGTGCACTTCTCCGTCGTGCTCGACAGGCAGCGGCGCCTCGCACGTGTCACGGCCGTGAATATCGACGGTGCGGCGCTCGTCGACGTGCCTCGCGGCGACGACTGGCGTCTGGATGACAGGATCCCGGCCGACTGGCAGGCCGGCCCCGACGTCTACGCCCGCAACGACCTCGACCGCGGGCATCTCGTGCGGCGCCGCGATCCGGTGTGGGGCGATCGCGCCGCGCAGGCGAACAGCGACATGGAGCAGGGTGCGGCCGCGGGCGGCATCCCGGATCTCGGTCCGTTCCGCACCTATCAGGTGCCGGTGGCCGACATCGCCGGCCTCACCGGGCTCGATCTCGATCAGCTCGCCGCGGCCGACGTGCTGGGACAGGCCGCGACTGCGAGACCGTGGCAGCGACTGCGCGCGTTCTCGGACATCAGGCTCTGA
- a CDS encoding ABC-F family ATP-binding cassette domain-containing protein — protein MAHLLGAEGLHLEYPTRIVFDSVTLGIEEGDRIGIVGRNGDGKSSLLGMLAGRREPDGGRVTVRGGTTIGVLDQADTLDDDLTVGRAVVGDTPEHEWAGDAKVRDVIAGLVADLDWDASVASLSGGQRRRVSLARLLAGDWDIIALDEPTNHLDVEAITWLAAHLKTRWAKNAGALLVVTHDRWFLDEICTATWEVHDRIVEPFEGGYAAYILQRVERDRMVAASEAKRQNLARKELAWLRRGAPARTSKPKFRIDAANALIADVPPIRDSVSLQSLAVARLGKDVVDLLDAGVAYPWVPEPVEGPKERVVLRDVEWRIAPGERTGILGVNGAGKSTLLGLVAGTVEPTSGRVKRGKTVQVRTLTQRIDELEKHWNDPVRTVINGLRTSYTFGQGSKATELTPGQLLERLGFTSAQLSTQVKDLSGGQQRRLQLLLVLLDQPNVLILDEPTNDMDTDMLAAIEDLLDSWPGTLLVVSHDRYFLERVTDQQYAVMGGRLRHLPGGIDEYLRLRALEGSADSAAPAASAAPTAPGLDGAARRTAEKELAALERRMQKLNDQIDRAKHALADHDQSDYAGLGEKMKAIQAQQDEVEELELRWFELTEQLG, from the coding sequence ATGGCACATCTTCTCGGAGCCGAAGGGCTCCACCTCGAGTACCCCACCCGCATCGTCTTCGACTCCGTCACGCTCGGCATCGAGGAGGGCGACCGCATCGGCATCGTCGGACGCAACGGCGACGGCAAGTCGAGCCTGCTCGGGATGCTCGCCGGGCGCCGCGAACCCGACGGCGGGCGCGTGACCGTGCGCGGCGGCACGACCATCGGAGTGCTCGACCAGGCCGACACGCTCGATGACGACCTCACCGTCGGTCGCGCAGTGGTGGGTGACACCCCCGAGCACGAGTGGGCGGGCGACGCGAAGGTGCGCGACGTCATCGCCGGGCTCGTGGCCGATCTCGACTGGGACGCGTCCGTGGCATCCCTCAGCGGCGGGCAGCGCCGGCGCGTGTCACTCGCGCGGCTGCTGGCCGGCGACTGGGACATCATCGCCCTCGACGAGCCCACCAACCACCTCGACGTCGAGGCCATCACCTGGCTCGCCGCGCATCTGAAGACCCGCTGGGCGAAGAACGCCGGCGCTCTGCTGGTCGTCACCCACGACCGCTGGTTCCTCGACGAGATCTGCACCGCCACCTGGGAGGTGCACGACCGCATCGTCGAGCCGTTCGAGGGCGGGTACGCCGCGTACATCCTGCAGCGCGTGGAACGCGACCGGATGGTGGCGGCCAGCGAGGCCAAGCGGCAGAACCTCGCCCGCAAGGAGCTCGCGTGGCTGCGCCGCGGCGCCCCTGCGCGCACCAGCAAGCCGAAGTTCCGCATCGACGCGGCGAACGCCCTGATCGCCGACGTGCCACCCATCCGCGACTCGGTCTCGTTGCAGTCGCTGGCCGTCGCACGCCTCGGCAAGGACGTCGTCGACCTGCTCGACGCGGGCGTCGCCTACCCCTGGGTCCCTGAGCCTGTCGAAGGGCCGAAGGAGCGTGTCGTCCTGCGCGACGTCGAGTGGCGCATCGCGCCGGGGGAGCGCACCGGCATCCTCGGCGTCAACGGGGCGGGCAAGTCCACCCTGCTGGGACTCGTCGCAGGCACCGTCGAGCCCACCAGCGGTCGCGTCAAGCGTGGCAAGACCGTGCAGGTGCGCACGCTGACCCAGCGCATCGACGAACTCGAGAAGCACTGGAACGACCCGGTGCGCACCGTGATCAACGGGCTGCGCACCTCGTACACCTTCGGCCAAGGTTCCAAGGCCACCGAGCTCACGCCCGGCCAGCTGCTCGAGCGGCTCGGCTTCACCTCGGCTCAGCTCTCCACGCAGGTCAAGGATCTCTCCGGTGGCCAGCAGCGCCGGCTGCAGCTGCTGCTCGTGCTGCTCGACCAGCCGAACGTGCTCATCCTCGACGAGCCCACCAACGACATGGACACCGACATGCTCGCCGCGATCGAGGACCTGCTGGACTCGTGGCCGGGCACGCTGCTCGTGGTCAGCCACGACCGCTACTTCCTCGAGCGGGTCACCGACCAGCAGTACGCCGTGATGGGCGGCCGGCTGCGGCACCTGCCCGGCGGGATCGACGAGTATCTGCGCCTGCGCGCGCTGGAGGGCAGCGCTGACAGTGCGGCCCCGGCCGCATCCGCCGCCCCGACCGCGCCGGGCCTGGACGGCGCCGCCCGTCGCACGGCCGAGAAGGAGCTGGCAGCGCTGGAACGGCGGATGCAGAAGCTGAACGACCAGATCGACCGGGCCAAGCATGCCCTGGCCGACCACGACCAGTCCGACTACGCGGGCCTGGGCGAGAAGATGAAGGCGATTCAGGCGCAGCAGGACGAGGTCGAGGAGCTCGAGCTGCGCTGGTTCGAGCTCACCGAGCAGCTCGGCTGA
- a CDS encoding 4-(cytidine 5'-diphospho)-2-C-methyl-D-erythritol kinase, with translation MSMARRQDAVHVRAPGKINVYLGVGPRHDDGYHALATVFQAVSLYEDVYAHPSDGFTLEVSGDVDIDGVPTDDRNLALRAAKLLAQTTGVTQGVHLDIRKGVPVAGGMGGGSTDAAAALVACDALWGTDLGPRGLHDLAARLGADVPFALHGGTAVGTGRGDVLTPALARGRFDWVLVLSAQGLSTPAVYGRLDRLRAHGEALADDPTEMLEVPAAVLQALRAGDARELAPVMLNDLEAAAVVDRPDLEQTLADGVRLGALTGIVSGSGPTTAFLCEGPEAARAVQDELRATGREALHVHGPVPGARIMG, from the coding sequence GTGAGCATGGCACGACGTCAGGATGCCGTGCACGTGCGCGCTCCCGGCAAGATCAACGTCTATCTCGGGGTGGGGCCCCGCCACGACGACGGCTACCACGCCCTGGCGACCGTCTTCCAGGCGGTCTCGCTGTACGAGGACGTCTACGCGCATCCCTCCGACGGGTTCACGCTGGAGGTGTCGGGCGATGTGGACATCGACGGAGTCCCCACGGATGACCGCAACCTCGCGCTGCGCGCGGCCAAGCTGCTCGCCCAGACCACCGGGGTGACGCAGGGCGTGCACCTCGACATCCGCAAGGGTGTGCCCGTCGCGGGTGGCATGGGCGGGGGATCGACGGATGCGGCGGCCGCGCTCGTCGCCTGCGACGCCCTGTGGGGCACAGACCTCGGCCCACGCGGGCTGCACGACCTCGCCGCACGACTCGGCGCCGACGTCCCCTTCGCGCTGCACGGCGGCACCGCCGTCGGCACCGGCCGCGGCGACGTGCTCACCCCGGCGCTTGCCCGCGGACGGTTCGACTGGGTGCTCGTACTCAGTGCCCAGGGGCTGTCGACTCCGGCCGTGTACGGGCGGCTGGACCGGCTGCGCGCCCACGGCGAGGCGCTCGCCGACGACCCGACGGAGATGCTCGAGGTGCCCGCCGCGGTGCTGCAGGCGCTGCGGGCAGGGGATGCCCGCGAGCTCGCACCCGTCATGCTCAACGACCTGGAGGCCGCGGCGGTGGTCGACCGCCCCGATCTCGAGCAGACGCTCGCGGACGGCGTGCGCCTGGGCGCACTGACCGGCATCGTGTCGGGCTCAGGGCCCACCACGGCGTTCCTGTGCGAGGGGCCTGAGGCCGCCCGCGCCGTGCAGGACGAACTGCGGGCGACGGGCCGCGAGGCCCTGCACGTGCACGGGCCGGTGCCAGGCGCCCGCATCATGGGCTGA
- a CDS encoding TatD family hydrolase: MADTYVRERSTEGRKDLRYPAAPEPLTVPVYDNHAHLEITDGPSTSSGNQGLTLTEQLDRAQAVGIAGVVQASGDIESSRWAVDAAASDPRMLAAVAIHPNDAPTYKAQGRLDEAIAVIDVLAAHPRTRAIGETGLDYFRTGEDGRPAQHESFEAHIALAKKHGIAMQIHDRDAHDDVLETLTRVGAPERTVFHCFSGDQAMARIAADAGYWLSFAGNITFKNAQNLRDALAVTPLDRILVETDAPFLTPVPLRGRPNAPYLVPITVRFMAAELDVDLDELCAQLAANTLAVYGAFG; the protein is encoded by the coding sequence ATGGCCGACACCTACGTGCGCGAGCGCTCCACCGAGGGGCGCAAGGATCTGCGGTACCCGGCGGCACCTGAGCCGCTGACCGTGCCGGTGTACGACAACCACGCGCATCTGGAGATCACCGACGGCCCTTCGACCAGCTCAGGGAACCAGGGGCTGACGCTGACCGAGCAGCTCGACCGCGCACAGGCGGTCGGCATCGCCGGGGTCGTGCAGGCCTCGGGCGACATCGAGTCGTCCCGATGGGCGGTGGATGCCGCGGCATCCGATCCCCGTATGCTCGCGGCTGTCGCGATCCACCCCAACGACGCCCCCACCTACAAGGCGCAGGGGCGCCTCGACGAGGCGATCGCGGTGATCGACGTGCTCGCCGCCCACCCGCGCACGCGGGCGATCGGCGAGACGGGCCTGGACTACTTCCGCACCGGCGAGGATGGCCGTCCCGCGCAGCACGAGTCGTTCGAGGCGCACATCGCGCTGGCGAAGAAGCACGGCATCGCCATGCAGATCCACGACCGCGACGCGCACGACGACGTCCTCGAGACCCTCACCCGCGTCGGCGCGCCCGAGCGCACGGTGTTCCACTGCTTCTCGGGTGATCAGGCGATGGCGCGGATCGCCGCGGATGCCGGGTACTGGCTCTCGTTCGCCGGCAACATCACGTTCAAGAACGCGCAGAACCTGCGTGACGCGCTGGCGGTCACCCCGCTCGACCGCATCCTCGTCGAGACCGACGCGCCCTTCCTCACCCCGGTGCCGCTGCGCGGGCGCCCCAACGCGCCCTACCTCGTGCCGATCACGGTGCGCTTCATGGCCGCCGAACTCGACGTCGACCTCGACGAACTGTGCGCGCAGCTCGCCGCGAACACCCTGGCCGTCTACGGCGCGTTCGGCTGA
- the metG gene encoding methionine--tRNA ligase: MPAGESFYITTPIYYPSDVPHIGHGYTTVAVDTLARWHRQAGDDTWMLTGTDEHGQKMLRAAAANNVTPQEWVDKLVGESWFPLLKTLDVANDDFIRTTQERHETNVQVFFQKLYDAGYIYAGEYEALYCVGCEEFKPESEIVDGTGPFEGLKVCAIHSKPLELLQEKNYFFKLSEFQDRLLELYKTEPDFVRPDSARNEVVSFVSQGLKDLSISRSTFDWGIPLPWDESHVIYVWVDALLNYATAIGYGADQDTFDRRWPGYHVVGKDILRFHAVIWPAMLMAAGLDVPKGVFAHGWLLVGGEKMSKSKLTGIAPTEITDVFGSDAYRFYFLSAIAFGQDGSFSWEDLSARYQAELANGFGNLASRTIAMIEKYFDGVVPQAAEYTARDLEIQKTVADAVVAADAAIGNFRLDEAIDAIWTIVDELNHYITENEPWALARDEDQRDRLGTVLYTCAEGLRALAVLLSPVMPQSTAKLWEALGVEDSLGALTAQPIREAGAWGILTPGTTVSALAPLFPRVEQTV; the protein is encoded by the coding sequence ATGCCCGCAGGCGAGTCCTTCTACATCACCACGCCCATCTACTACCCCTCCGATGTGCCGCACATCGGCCACGGGTACACGACGGTGGCGGTCGACACCCTTGCCCGCTGGCACCGCCAGGCGGGCGATGACACCTGGATGCTCACCGGCACCGACGAGCACGGCCAGAAGATGCTCCGCGCCGCCGCGGCGAACAACGTCACCCCGCAGGAGTGGGTCGACAAGCTGGTCGGCGAGAGCTGGTTCCCGCTGCTGAAGACCCTCGACGTCGCCAACGACGACTTCATCCGCACCACGCAGGAGCGGCATGAGACGAACGTGCAGGTGTTCTTCCAGAAGCTGTACGACGCGGGCTACATCTACGCCGGCGAATACGAGGCGCTGTACTGCGTGGGCTGCGAGGAGTTCAAGCCCGAGTCCGAGATCGTCGACGGCACCGGTCCCTTCGAGGGGCTGAAGGTCTGCGCGATCCACTCCAAGCCGCTCGAGCTGCTGCAGGAGAAGAACTACTTCTTCAAGCTCAGCGAGTTCCAGGACCGCCTGCTCGAGCTGTACAAGACCGAGCCCGATTTCGTTCGCCCCGATTCGGCGCGCAACGAGGTCGTCTCGTTCGTCAGCCAGGGGCTGAAGGACCTGTCGATCTCGCGCTCGACCTTCGACTGGGGCATCCCGCTGCCGTGGGACGAGTCGCACGTCATCTACGTGTGGGTCGACGCGCTGCTCAACTACGCCACCGCGATCGGCTACGGCGCCGACCAGGACACCTTCGACCGCCGCTGGCCCGGCTACCACGTGGTCGGCAAGGACATCCTGCGCTTCCACGCCGTGATCTGGCCGGCCATGCTGATGGCGGCGGGGCTGGATGTGCCCAAGGGCGTCTTCGCGCACGGCTGGCTGCTGGTCGGCGGCGAGAAGATGTCGAAGTCGAAGCTCACCGGTATCGCGCCCACCGAGATCACCGACGTGTTCGGCTCGGACGCGTACCGCTTCTACTTCCTCTCGGCGATCGCCTTCGGCCAGGACGGCTCGTTCTCGTGGGAGGACCTGTCGGCCCGCTACCAGGCCGAGCTCGCGAACGGCTTCGGCAACCTCGCCTCGCGCACGATCGCGATGATCGAGAAGTACTTCGACGGTGTGGTGCCGCAGGCCGCCGAGTACACGGCGCGCGACCTGGAGATCCAGAAGACGGTGGCGGATGCCGTCGTCGCCGCGGACGCGGCGATCGGCAACTTCCGCCTCGACGAGGCGATCGACGCGATCTGGACCATCGTCGACGAGCTGAACCACTACATCACCGAGAACGAGCCGTGGGCGCTGGCACGCGACGAGGACCAGCGCGACCGCCTGGGCACCGTGCTCTACACCTGCGCGGAGGGCCTGCGGGCGCTGGCCGTGCTGCTCTCGCCGGTCATGCCGCAGTCCACCGCGAAGCTGTGGGAGGCGCTGGGCGTCGAGGACTCGCTGGGTGCGCTGACCGCGCAGCCGATCCGCGAGGCCGGCGCCTGGGGAATCCTCACGCCCGGCACGACGGTGTCGGCCCTGGCGCCGCTGTTCCCGCGCGTGGAGCAGACCGTCTGA
- a CDS encoding Lrp/AsnC family transcriptional regulator: MTSLDETDRRILAVLDSDPRRPVALIAQDLGLARGTVHARLARLESAGCLRANSSRVLPSALGRGVSASIQVELDQHQIGDAIEALSRVPEVLECFAPAGDTDLLLRVVATDPDDLYRVAEVVRLCPGILRTSTSLFLREVIPYRVSELLKASAL, encoded by the coding sequence ATGACCAGCCTGGATGAGACCGATCGGCGCATCCTCGCCGTGCTCGATTCCGATCCGAGACGGCCGGTCGCCCTGATCGCCCAGGACCTGGGTCTGGCCAGGGGCACGGTGCACGCGAGGCTTGCCCGTCTGGAGTCGGCCGGATGCCTGCGTGCGAACAGCTCGCGAGTGCTGCCGTCCGCGCTCGGACGAGGCGTGTCGGCTTCCATTCAGGTGGAGCTGGATCAGCACCAGATCGGTGACGCGATCGAGGCGCTCAGCCGGGTTCCCGAGGTGCTGGAGTGCTTCGCGCCCGCCGGCGACACCGACCTGCTGCTGCGCGTGGTGGCCACCGATCCGGATGACCTGTATCGGGTCGCCGAGGTGGTGCGCCTGTGTCCGGGCATCCTGCGCACCTCGACGAGCCTGTTCCTGCGCGAGGTCATCCCATATCGCGTCAGCGAACTGCTCAAGGCTTCCGCGCTCTGA